From the Flavobacterium gyeonganense genome, the window CGTCTTTTTCAATCTCTGTCGGAATCGTTTTGTTTCCCAAAGCAAAGTTTAAAACCGATTGATTCTGGATATAAAGTTCTTCCTGCAGGTTGTAATACAAATTAAGCTGACTGAACAGATTTGAAAAATACAACAGCGCTCCGCAAATAATAGAAACAATCAGGCAAATATAAATAGCGTACAACAAACTATGGGCCTTAACCATTATTGAGGGGCTTTATCTTTCTTTTTGAAAAGATTGTTAAAGAAGGTTGTGACCTTAGAATCTTTTTTAGGCTGATTTTTGGATTGTTCTTTAGCGGCCTTTTTTGCTTGTTTTTCAGCTTCTTTTTCTGCTTTTTGTGCAGCAGCAGCTCTTTCTTTTTCTTTTTTGATTCTCTCTTTTTCTAATGCTTTTTCTTCTTTTTCTTTGGCTTTGTAGTTGGCCAGTTTCAAAGCATCAGAAGTAGCTTCTAATTCTTTTTGTGTTTCCTTTACTTTTTCTAGTTTAGCATTTTCCTGTTTGATTCGGTATTGTTCAGACTTCGTGAAAATTTCTTTTTGTTTAACGATTACACCTTTTTTGTAGGTTGTAATTTCTTTGGTTTCCGTATTGGTCCATTTACCGGTTTTAAGGTTCGCACTGAATTTTCCGTTTTCTACCAAAGTACCATTTTCATTATATCTGAAATATTTTCCGTGGCGTAAGCCTTTAAAATAACTAAGTGTAGTAGCCAACACACCATTTGCATGCCAGGTTTTCCATAAACCAACACGTAGTCCTTCTTTAAACTGCCCTTGTTCTGCCAGCTGATTGCTGTGGTACATTTTTATAAATTTGTCATGAAGTAAAACCCCTGCAAAACCGCCCTGAGCTTCGTGTATAAGACCGCCTTTGAACCAATAATAGGTTTTATCCAGCTTAGGGTCTATTTTTTTATCAGTAGTATAAAATTCGTATCTGAAATCTTTATCAGAGATTCTTTTTATGGTGTAAGGATCAGCAAAAGAAACTAAGGCAAAGGTTAAAAATAATAATATAAAGCGTTGAATAGTAGTTGTTCTCAATGTACAAGGGGCGTTTTTATAGGCGAAGCAAGATAGTTTTTTTTTATTATCCTGCAAAAATAATTTGTACGTTTGATAGGACTAATATTTTATTAACAAGATGGAAGGGAATGACTAATTTTGAAAGTGAAAAAAGGTTTTTATTTCTCGTGTTTCAGTAACTTTGAAATGTCGAAAATTGCTGAAAACTGCAATTTTGAAGTTTTTAAATTGCATAAAGGTTCTTTTATTTATTGACATTAGCCGGGATTGGATTACTATCCTTTTGGAATGCTAGTGCCATCAAGCCATGGAAAGTCTGAATCCTATCGTTATGGGTTTAATGGTATGGAAAAAGATGATGAATTAAAAGGTGATGGGAATGCCATAGATTATGACAAAAGATTTTATGATACTAGACTTGGAAGATTTTTATCTATAGACCCTTTAGAAAAAAATTTCCATGGTACACACCTTATCAATTTGCGGGTAACACACCGATTCAAGCAATTGATTTGGATGGCGCTGAAGAGTTTCATTATACATTAACTGCAGATAAGAAAGGGAAAATTCATCTTACTTTAACAAGTTATAAAACACATAATCATGTAACACTATTGTGGGGTTTAATTGATAGGTATTATAAAATTCCCGTAAAAAGATATTTGGTTACTCATAATAATACTAAATATTATATTGGTTTTGCTGGCACTTATGGAAATGGCAATCAAGAGAAAAGCGAAATGTTTGAAAATATTCGCGATGCACAACATATGTGGACTTTATCAGATTTTAAAGATTCATTTAATTCTGAAGCTCAATCAAATTATCAGTCAACTGTACAAACTGTTATCAATATTCAGAATAATACGGTTATGTATGGTCCAATAAACGAGACTGCTTGGTATACTCCAAAAGATAGAAAAAATAAGGGTTATGGACCAGACCCAGGTGTAATAGAGGTTAGTCCAAGAGTTAAATCAGTTGCTCTATTCAAAAAATATAATCCAAAAAATGCAACTGAGTTTGTTTTTGATGCAGAAACTCAGACATTTGTTGTTGGAAAAGTTCAAAATTCTACTGCTGGTTTATCACCACATCAGAATTTAGCAAAATCAATTGATAATAATAATGTTGTTGGAGGTCTTTTTAAAAGAGGAGAAAATGGTGAAATAATTACTAATGAGATGTCAGGACATTATCATCAAAACTGGACTCCAGAAATTAGACAAAAGTTTAAGACTTTTTTAGAGAGCAAAACAGGACAAACTGTAAAACATAGTGAAGGACCAACTTTTTAATTGTTATGAAGAGATACTTAAAATTTACAAATGATGACTATATAGTTCATGAAAATAAGGAGATTAAATTTAAAAAAATTGCAAATTTTGAATCTATAAATTTTTCATATGGTATGTGTGAATTAGGATGGCTGATAATCCGAGAAAAATTTGGAACAAAACTTATATTGTGGCAAAGTAGTGATTTTAGAGATTTTCTTGTTCTATTGGAAATTGATTTTACTGAGTTTCAAAATTCTTTTATAGATAAAAATCTGGAATTTAAAGATGTTTTTCCAATACAAGAGATATTATCTATGATTCTTGGTTCAGAATCAAATTATTGGGCAGAACTTTTTACAAATTTGCTAATTAAAGAGAAAAGTTTTCAATCAAATATTTTATCAGTATTTGATAATTATAAAATAAATAAATGGGCTAGTCAACGATTAAAACATAATGTTTTAAAGATAAGGAGTATCATTAACAATCAAAAAAAAACTGATGGCTCGGATATGTGAACACAACTATAGTAAAGATCCCAGATTACTATGTAAACGAAACGATAGCGTAGAATTGCATTCCGTGCCCGCAACGATGAGCCACAAAGTATTAAAACTACAACCCTAAAAAAGTTGTAGTTTTTTATTTACATCCTAGGCAATTTTAAGCTCTCACTTAAAATTGTATTTTTGAAAAAAAACAAAAACATGAAAAAAACGAGTCCAATTATACCCTTATTCAATCAATTCATTAAAGAAACCGAGACAGGGAAACGACTCAAAAAGAATGGAGAAAAGATAAAACCGGACTCCATTCAAAACTATAAATATGTATTGAATAATTTGATCCGGTTTTCGAGTGAAACTAAATTTGAATTGCGTATTTGTGATGCTTCCAAGCTGGACAAACGCGAACTGACATCTGAAAAAAGCTACTGGAAAAAATTCTACCAAAATTCTACAGAATTCTTATATAAAAAAGGCTGCCATGACAATTACGTAGGTGCCAATATCAAAGTGATTCGGGTATTTTTTAATTATCTCAAAAATGACAAAGACTTAAATACAGGCGATTTTCAGCGTTTGTTTTATGTTCGGAAAGAAGAAATTGAAATTTTTGTACTATCTCCGGAACAGTTAAAATTTCTAATTCACGATAAAGAATTCGAACAAACTTTAATTCCTAGTTACAGACGCATTAA encodes:
- a CDS encoding polymorphic toxin type 43 domain-containing protein; amino-acid sequence: MDGAEEFHYTLTADKKGKIHLTLTSYKTHNHVTLLWGLIDRYYKIPVKRYLVTHNNTKYYIGFAGTYGNGNQEKSEMFENIRDAQHMWTLSDFKDSFNSEAQSNYQSTVQTVINIQNNTVMYGPINETAWYTPKDRKNKGYGPDPGVIEVSPRVKSVALFKKYNPKNATEFVFDAETQTFVVGKVQNSTAGLSPHQNLAKSIDNNNVVGGLFKRGENGEIITNEMSGHYHQNWTPEIRQKFKTFLESKTGQTVKHSEGPTF
- a CDS encoding toxin-antitoxin system YwqK family antitoxin, with product MRTTTIQRFILLFLTFALVSFADPYTIKRISDKDFRYEFYTTDKKIDPKLDKTYYWFKGGLIHEAQGGFAGVLLHDKFIKMYHSNQLAEQGQFKEGLRVGLWKTWHANGVLATTLSYFKGLRHGKYFRYNENGTLVENGKFSANLKTGKWTNTETKEITTYKKGVIVKQKEIFTKSEQYRIKQENAKLEKVKETQKELEATSDALKLANYKAKEKEEKALEKERIKKEKERAAAAQKAEKEAEKQAKKAAKEQSKNQPKKDSKVTTFFNNLFKKKDKAPQ